One genomic window of Clostridium taeniosporum includes the following:
- the metK gene encoding methionine adenosyltransferase yields MRRLFTSESVTEGHPDKMCDQISDAILDSILEKDPNARVACETCTTTGLVMVMGEISTNCYVDIPKVVRETVREIGYDRAKYGFDCDTCAVMTTIDEQSSDIAMGVDEALESRKGEKDDVEAVGAGDQGMMFGFATNETEAYMPLPIHMAHKLSRRLTEVRKNGTLGYLRPDGKTQVTVEYENNKPKRIDTIVISTQHGEEVSLETIEKDIKEHVINAVVPAELLDSETRYFINPTGRFVVGGPQGDSGLTGRKIIVDTYGGYGRHGGGAFSGKDSTKVDRSAAYAARWVAKNLVAAGVADKLEIQLAYAIGVAKPVSIEIDTFGTGKMPENKVVEIVEKVFDLRPGAIIRDLDLRKPIFKQTAAYGHFGRTDLDLPWERLNKVEEIKKYI; encoded by the coding sequence ATGAGAAGATTATTTACATCAGAATCAGTTACAGAAGGGCATCCAGATAAAATGTGTGACCAAATTTCCGATGCTATTTTAGATTCTATCTTAGAAAAAGATCCAAATGCAAGAGTTGCTTGTGAAACATGTACTACTACAGGATTAGTTATGGTAATGGGAGAAATATCAACTAATTGTTATGTTGACATTCCAAAAGTTGTTAGAGAAACAGTTAGAGAAATAGGATATGATAGAGCTAAATATGGTTTTGACTGTGATACTTGTGCAGTTATGACTACAATAGATGAACAATCATCAGATATAGCTATGGGAGTTGATGAAGCTCTTGAATCTAGAAAAGGTGAAAAAGATGATGTAGAAGCAGTAGGTGCAGGGGACCAAGGTATGATGTTTGGTTTTGCTACTAATGAAACAGAAGCATATATGCCATTACCTATCCACATGGCTCATAAATTATCTAGAAGACTTACAGAGGTAAGAAAGAATGGTACTTTAGGTTATTTAAGACCAGATGGAAAAACACAAGTTACTGTTGAATATGAAAATAATAAACCAAAAAGAATAGATACGATAGTTATTTCAACTCAACATGGCGAAGAAGTGTCATTAGAAACAATAGAAAAAGATATAAAAGAACATGTAATAAATGCAGTAGTTCCAGCTGAATTATTAGATTCAGAAACTAGATATTTTATAAATCCAACTGGAAGATTCGTTGTAGGTGGACCACAAGGAGATTCAGGATTAACAGGAAGAAAAATAATAGTTGATACGTACGGTGGATATGGAAGACACGGTGGTGGAGCATTCTCTGGAAAAGATTCAACTAAGGTTGATAGATCAGCAGCTTATGCAGCAAGATGGGTAGCTAAAAACTTAGTTGCAGCAGGTGTTGCAGATAAATTAGAAATACAATTAGCTTATGCTATAGGAGTTGCAAAACCAGTTTCTATTGAAATTGATACTTTTGGAACAGGAAAAATGCCAGAAAATAAGGTTGTTGAAATTGTAGAAAAAGTATTTGATTTAAGACCAGGTGCTATAATAAGAGATTTAGATTTAAGAAAACCTATATTTAAGCAAACAGCTGCTTATGGTCATTTTGGAAGAACTGATCTTGATTTACCATGGGAAAGATTAAATAAAGTAGAAGAAATAAAAAAATACATCTAA
- a CDS encoding rod shape-determining protein, whose product MWFWRTGTDLGIDLGTATVLVYVKGKGVILKEPSVVAINKNNNKLLAVGEEARKMIGRTPGNIVAVRPLRDGVISNYDVTERMLKEFIRKACGKRNITAPKVMVCVPSQATEVEKRAVIDAARNSGAKTVHLIEEPLAAAIGAGIDITKPNGNMVIDIGGGTCDIAVISLGGIVERSSIKIAGDKFTEAIIKYVRNKYKIMIGEKTAEDLKIEIGSAFKGARSLTAMMKGRNLVTGLPDELEISTEEIREALEESVESIVEVVKTVLERTPPELAADIIEKGILMTGGGALLYGLNKLIEFRTGVEVTVAENAIECVAEGTGAVLGQLDKLDNQLNSQEIVLIE is encoded by the coding sequence ATGTGGTTTTGGAGAACTGGGACAGACCTTGGAATTGATTTAGGTACAGCTACTGTGCTAGTTTATGTAAAGGGTAAGGGTGTAATATTAAAAGAGCCATCTGTAGTAGCCATAAATAAGAATAACAATAAGTTGTTGGCTGTTGGTGAAGAAGCAAGGAAAATGATAGGTCGTACGCCTGGAAATATAGTTGCTGTCCGTCCTTTAAGAGATGGAGTAATTTCAAATTATGATGTAACAGAAAGAATGTTAAAAGAATTTATAAGGAAAGCGTGCGGAAAGAGAAATATTACAGCACCTAAAGTTATGGTCTGTGTACCTTCTCAAGCTACAGAAGTTGAAAAGAGAGCTGTTATTGATGCTGCAAGAAATTCTGGAGCAAAAACAGTTCATTTAATTGAAGAACCTTTAGCAGCAGCAATTGGTGCTGGAATTGACATAACAAAACCTAATGGAAATATGGTTATAGATATAGGTGGAGGAACTTGTGATATAGCTGTTATTTCATTAGGAGGTATAGTTGAGAGATCTTCAATTAAAATTGCAGGAGATAAATTTACGGAAGCAATTATAAAATATGTAAGAAATAAATATAAGATAATGATTGGAGAAAAAACAGCTGAAGATTTAAAAATAGAAATAGGATCAGCATTCAAAGGTGCTAGAAGCTTAACTGCTATGATGAAAGGTAGAAACCTAGTAACAGGATTACCTGATGAATTAGAAATAAGTACAGAGGAAATTAGAGAAGCATTAGAGGAATCTGTAGAGTCAATAGTTGAGGTAGTTAAAACTGTTTTAGAAAGAACTCCACCTGAATTAGCAGCAGATATTATAGAAAAGGGTATATTAATGACTGGTGGTGGAGCACTGTTATACGGACTTAACAAGCTTATAGAGTTTAGAACAGGTGTAGAAGTAACTGTAGCAGAAAATGCTATTGAATGTGTAGCAGAAGGAACAGGTGCTGTTTTAGGACAATTAGATAAATTAGATAATCAATTAAATTCCCAGGAGATAGTTCTTATTGAATAA
- a CDS encoding M23 family metallopeptidase: protein MDKKIRQKFRNLLRKESFYIALFLCLCIVAAIGTVSYKRINNKHEVAKVQQPEKELTLNINDKSVTNEIPNAERVENTVKEKKKGNNATTSKETTKSVASTTISLLNPIDGTISRKYTYPAPVKVEENLYRTIRGINISSKIGTDVKAAADGVVDLVENLGVEEGTVVEIKHANGLKTRYGNLDKNVSVKVGDKVKANQVIAKVGNTAKLYDKEAFGEYLNLQVINANGEQVNPEKYFKLK, encoded by the coding sequence ATGGACAAAAAAATTAGACAAAAGTTTAGAAACTTATTAAGAAAGGAGAGCTTTTATATTGCTTTGTTTCTATGCCTATGTATAGTAGCAGCTATAGGAACTGTTTCTTATAAGCGAATAAACAATAAACATGAAGTTGCAAAGGTTCAACAACCAGAAAAAGAACTAACTTTGAACATTAATGATAAAAGTGTTACAAATGAAATTCCAAATGCGGAGAGAGTGGAGAATACTGTAAAAGAAAAGAAGAAAGGAAATAATGCAACAACTTCTAAAGAAACTACTAAAAGTGTTGCATCAACAACTATTAGTTTATTAAATCCAATAGATGGAACTATAAGTAGAAAGTATACCTATCCTGCTCCAGTAAAAGTAGAAGAAAATTTATACAGAACTATAAGAGGAATTAATATAAGCTCTAAAATTGGAACAGATGTTAAGGCAGCAGCTGACGGTGTTGTTGATCTTGTAGAAAATTTAGGTGTTGAAGAAGGAACTGTTGTAGAAATTAAACATGCAAATGGATTAAAGACAAGGTATGGAAATCTTGATAAAAATGTTTCTGTAAAAGTTGGAGATAAAGTTAAAGCTAATCAAGTAATTGCTAAGGTTGGAAATACGGCTAAATTATATGATAAAGAAGCATTTGGTGAATATTTAAATTTACAAGTGATTAATGCAAATGGAGAACAAGTTAATCCAGAAAAATATTTTAAGCTTAAATAA
- a CDS encoding ATP-dependent RecD-like DNA helicase encodes MEVIDGFVENIVFKSEETGYVVCKIRIDKGLINAVGIIPFIKEGQSARIKGNWIVHKQFGRQFEISEFEEVLPDSLDGIEKYLSAGIIHGIGPVTAKKIINKFGEQTLDILENHIERLMEIEGIGKKKFMIIYESYMEQNGLKEVILHLHKYGLSNNQCMKIYKKFGPSSNQVVSENPYVLSEEITGIGFKTADRIAMNLGISDNSEFRIKSGIKHVINQFCSLGNTYMPKEKLLEECEKLLSIERILIEECLYSIAATKNIIIEKIDKDEVVYLLPYYYCELGVTNKIITLGMQTIQTINSDLDFEINILEKEYDIKFAESQREAILGAFNNGIEIITGGPGTGKTTIIKCIIDIYEKNGMEVILGAPTGRAAKRMTESTGREAKTIHRLLEIGVSEEDSAFGKSESSPLDADVIIIDEASMIDIMLMNNLLKAINLGTRLIIVGDVDQLPSVGAGNVLRDLIESEYIKVVRLKEIFRQGNESLITTNAHRINQGELPILNKKDKDFFFISEENLNKTVSVIIDLINRRLPNFNKQWDKLRDMQVLTPMRKGILGVNNLNTNLQNVFNPSSKDKKEKNMKEIVFREGDKVMQTKNNYSLKWIRIKGDGEYEGIGVFNGDLGFIQSIDEENKSLTIIFDDERKVIYDFMYLDELDLAYSTTIHKSQGSEFKVVIIPVFMGSPFLMNRNLLYTGITRAKELVVVVGVKKALIYMTGNTNIMERYSGLKYRIKDIMINAIE; translated from the coding sequence ATGGAGGTCATAGATGGCTTTGTTGAAAATATTGTATTTAAAAGTGAAGAAACTGGTTATGTAGTTTGTAAAATTAGAATTGATAAAGGACTTATTAATGCTGTTGGAATAATTCCTTTTATAAAAGAAGGACAGAGTGCAAGGATAAAAGGAAATTGGATTGTACATAAGCAATTTGGCCGACAGTTTGAAATATCTGAATTTGAGGAAGTTTTACCAGATTCATTAGATGGAATAGAAAAATATTTAAGTGCAGGAATAATACATGGAATAGGACCTGTTACAGCTAAAAAAATAATAAACAAGTTTGGCGAGCAAACTTTAGATATACTTGAAAATCATATAGAAAGATTAATGGAAATAGAAGGTATAGGAAAAAAGAAATTTATGATAATCTATGAATCCTATATGGAGCAAAATGGATTAAAAGAAGTTATATTACATCTTCATAAGTATGGATTAAGTAATAATCAATGTATGAAAATATATAAAAAATTTGGACCATCATCTAATCAAGTAGTTTCGGAAAATCCATACGTATTATCAGAAGAAATAACTGGAATTGGATTTAAAACAGCAGATAGAATTGCAATGAATCTTGGGATAAGTGATAATTCTGAATTTAGAATAAAAAGTGGTATAAAACATGTAATAAATCAATTTTGTTCGTTAGGAAATACATATATGCCTAAAGAAAAATTGCTAGAGGAATGTGAAAAACTTTTATCAATTGAAAGAATATTAATTGAAGAATGTTTGTATTCAATAGCAGCTACTAAAAATATAATAATAGAAAAAATTGATAAAGATGAAGTTGTTTATTTATTACCATATTATTATTGTGAATTAGGAGTTACAAATAAGATAATAACATTAGGAATGCAAACAATACAAACTATTAATTCAGATTTAGATTTTGAGATAAATATATTAGAAAAAGAATATGATATAAAGTTTGCTGAATCCCAAAGAGAAGCAATACTTGGTGCCTTTAATAATGGTATTGAAATAATAACAGGGGGACCAGGTACAGGTAAAACTACCATAATTAAATGTATAATTGATATATACGAGAAGAACGGAATGGAAGTAATACTAGGTGCACCAACAGGGAGAGCTGCAAAGAGAATGACAGAATCAACTGGACGTGAAGCAAAAACTATACACAGATTGTTAGAAATAGGTGTATCAGAAGAGGATTCTGCATTTGGAAAGAGTGAATCATCTCCATTGGATGCAGATGTAATAATTATAGATGAAGCTTCAATGATAGATATAATGCTTATGAATAACTTATTGAAAGCAATAAATCTTGGTACTAGATTAATTATAGTAGGAGATGTGGATCAGTTACCATCAGTAGGTGCAGGAAATGTATTGAGAGATTTAATAGAGAGTGAATATATTAAAGTTGTAAGATTAAAGGAGATATTCAGACAAGGAAATGAAAGTTTAATAACAACTAATGCTCATAGAATAAATCAAGGTGAATTACCTATTTTAAATAAAAAAGATAAAGATTTTTTCTTTATAAGTGAAGAAAATTTAAACAAAACAGTAAGTGTTATCATAGATTTAATAAATAGGAGACTTCCTAATTTTAATAAGCAGTGGGATAAGCTTAGAGACATGCAAGTTTTAACTCCTATGAGAAAAGGTATACTGGGCGTTAATAACTTAAATACAAATCTTCAAAATGTATTCAATCCTTCATCAAAGGATAAAAAAGAAAAAAATATGAAAGAAATTGTTTTTAGAGAAGGCGATAAAGTAATGCAAACTAAAAATAACTATTCTCTAAAATGGATTAGAATTAAAGGTGATGGAGAATATGAAGGAATTGGAGTATTTAATGGAGATTTAGGCTTTATACAAAGTATAGATGAAGAAAATAAAAGTCTAACTATAATATTTGATGATGAAAGAAAAGTTATATATGATTTTATGTATCTAGATGAATTAGATTTAGCATATTCTACTACAATACATAAAAGTCAGGGAAGTGAATTTAAAGTAGTAATAATACCTGTGTTTATGGGAAGTCCTTTTTTGATGAATAGAAATTTATTATATACAGGTATAACTAGAGCAAAAGAACTAGTTGTTGTTGTTGGTGTAAAAAAAGCTTTAATTTATATGACAGGAAATACGAATATAATGGAGAGATATTCAGGGTTAAAATATAGAATTAAAGATATAATGATTAATGCCATAGAATAG
- the yyaC gene encoding spore protease YyaC: MTKHKVNYKSLNACFKISESIKDYLNNETIIVCIGTDKCIGDCLGPLVGSLLKDKSFQLPVYGTLSSPIHALNIDDKLNEIYKKHPNCPIIGIDACLGSKDAIGEIHTRNYAIHPGKGVGKELPEVGIASIIGIVDTVDNSEVFSSYNIRLSLVMDMAKLISNALINAYNLVK; the protein is encoded by the coding sequence TTGACAAAACATAAAGTAAATTATAAGTCTTTAAATGCTTGTTTTAAAATATCTGAATCAATTAAAGATTATCTTAACAATGAAACAATAATAGTCTGTATCGGTACTGATAAATGTATTGGAGATTGTTTAGGTCCTTTAGTAGGATCACTTTTAAAAGATAAATCATTTCAATTACCTGTGTATGGTACACTTTCAAGTCCTATACATGCTTTAAATATAGATGATAAACTAAATGAAATATACAAAAAGCACCCTAATTGCCCTATTATAGGGATAGATGCATGCCTTGGTAGTAAAGATGCTATTGGAGAAATTCACACTAGAAATTATGCTATACATCCCGGAAAAGGAGTTGGTAAAGAATTGCCTGAGGTAGGTATAGCTTCAATCATAGGGATAGTTGATACTGTTGATAATTCCGAAGTATTTTCATCCTATAATATAAGGCTTTCCTTAGTTATGGATATGGCTAAATTGATATCAAATGCCTTAATTAATGCGTATAATTTGGTAAAATAA
- the spoIID gene encoding stage II sporulation protein D encodes MKRSKINKDIRLTILVTIIIFVILLLSPVFFLNHNFNIFKPFNIGKSMVNKTFKIELPKDKKVKLYRKDKNRVDEIDIEEYIIGVVASEMPANFDEEALKAQAVAARTYYINKVNNPCKQAENNGGEICDTTHCQVYMDKSERMDKWSKKDRNNNWEKIKKAVKDTEGQVLTYDGKVLEYPQFFAISSGKTESAKDVFSNDVPYLKSTDSRGEEEAPKYKSTVEFKMSEFIKKLKQKYPKIDLSKNNINSSMNIESYTDSGAVKALKICDKTIKGTEFRTLFNLNSTNFNWMIKDGKIKINCTGYGHGVGMSQWGANAMAKEGKKYDEILRHYYTGVDIRNIEYK; translated from the coding sequence ATGAAAAGAAGTAAAATTAATAAGGATATAAGATTAACTATATTAGTAACAATAATAATATTTGTAATATTATTATTATCCCCAGTATTTTTTTTAAATCATAATTTTAATATATTTAAACCTTTTAATATTGGCAAAAGTATGGTAAATAAAACATTTAAAATAGAACTACCTAAAGATAAAAAGGTTAAGTTATATAGAAAAGATAAAAATAGAGTTGATGAGATAGATATAGAAGAATATATTATTGGAGTTGTGGCTAGTGAGATGCCAGCAAATTTTGATGAAGAAGCATTAAAAGCTCAAGCTGTTGCAGCCAGAACTTATTATATTAACAAGGTTAATAATCCTTGCAAACAAGCTGAAAATAATGGAGGAGAAATATGTGATACAACCCATTGTCAAGTATATATGGACAAGAGTGAAAGAATGGATAAATGGAGCAAAAAAGATAGAAATAATAATTGGGAAAAAATAAAAAAAGCAGTTAAGGATACAGAAGGACAAGTACTTACATACGATGGTAAAGTATTAGAATATCCTCAATTTTTTGCTATTAGTTCAGGAAAAACTGAAAGTGCTAAAGACGTATTTTCAAATGATGTACCATATTTAAAATCAACAGATAGTAGAGGGGAAGAGGAAGCACCTAAATACAAAAGTACTGTAGAATTTAAGATGAGTGAATTTATAAAAAAATTAAAACAAAAATATCCTAAAATAGATTTATCAAAAAATAATATAAATTCATCTATGAATATAGAATCATATACAGATAGTGGAGCAGTAAAGGCATTAAAAATTTGTGATAAAACGATAAAAGGAACTGAATTTAGAACTTTATTTAATCTTAATTCTACAAATTTTAATTGGATGATAAAAGATGGGAAAATAAAAATAAACTGTACTGGATATGGTCATGGTGTTGGAATGAGCCAATGGGGAGCTAATGCTATGGCTAAAGAAGGAAAAAAATATGATGAAATATTAAGACATTATTATACTGGAGTTGATATAAGAAATATAGAATATAAATAG
- the hpf gene encoding ribosome hibernation-promoting factor, HPF/YfiA family, which yields MKVTVIAKNIELTNALREMVEKKVSKLGKYFNSDIEAKATLSVQRNRQIVEVMIPFNGVVLRGEEANEDMYKAIDLVEEKLERQIRKQKTKLSRRKNGSMKFGEMFNLPSVEEDDEESKLVKRKRFGVKPMDVDEAILQMELVGHNFFVYQDADSNKINVVYKRKDGDYGLLDPEYK from the coding sequence ATGAAAGTAACAGTTATAGCAAAAAATATTGAGTTAACTAATGCATTAAGAGAGATGGTCGAAAAAAAGGTTTCAAAGCTAGGAAAATATTTTAATTCTGATATAGAGGCTAAAGCTACTTTAAGCGTACAAAGAAATAGACAAATAGTAGAAGTCATGATACCGTTTAATGGAGTGGTTTTAAGAGGCGAAGAGGCTAATGAGGATATGTATAAAGCTATAGATTTAGTTGAGGAAAAGCTAGAAAGGCAAATTAGAAAGCAAAAAACTAAATTGTCTAGAAGAAAGAATGGTTCAATGAAATTTGGAGAAATGTTTAATTTACCTTCAGTTGAAGAGGATGATGAAGAGTCCAAGCTAGTTAAAAGAAAAAGATTTGGTGTTAAACCTATGGATGTAGATGAGGCTATACTTCAAATGGAATTGGTAGGACATAACTTCTTTGTTTATCAAGATGCAGATAGTAATAAAATAAACGTAGTATATAAAAGAAAAGACGGAGATTATGGATTATTAGATCCAGAGTATAAATAA
- the spoIIID gene encoding sporulation transcriptional regulator SpoIIID, which translates to MKDYIEERVLEVAKYIIDSKATIRKTAKVFGVSKSTIHKDMTERLPKINPMIAEQTHTILELNKAERHIRGGKATKMKYKAIER; encoded by the coding sequence TTGAAAGATTATATAGAAGAAAGAGTATTAGAGGTCGCAAAATATATTATAGATTCAAAAGCCACAATAAGAAAAACTGCAAAAGTTTTTGGAGTCAGTAAGAGTACTATTCATAAAGATATGACAGAAAGACTTCCAAAGATAAATCCTATGATAGCAGAACAAACACATACAATATTGGAATTAAATAAAGCTGAACGTCATATTAGAGGTGGAAAAGCTACAAAAATGAAATATAAAGCTATTGAACGATAA